The following are encoded in a window of Vespula vulgaris chromosome 8, iyVesVulg1.1, whole genome shotgun sequence genomic DNA:
- the LOC127065663 gene encoding actin-binding protein WASF3 isoform X1: protein MPLPKRLVEPVHVARGTIPEDFPLPSELEAVTNGTLANTIRQLSSLSRHAEDLFAELTREAHALSDRANSLQARIDRLAVKVTQLDSNVEEVSLQDIHMRKAFKSSVVFDQQVVSRDTMPTAMLETYRQCDTPPPLDKLNIYREDGKDGLKFYTDPNYFFDLWSQEMLKDTEKKLHDRGKKTETEYAEPYRKPHRPRNEGSGGGGRHKKRVRQPHNTRERQRQLAVGHGEYIMPTQGVQYRAPHNMTDETMMGMVVTESRPPRPNSIELRRSYPPEEQHLYSPSSSDHYRATNSVSHGYEENVYGSHYASGQGQQGSETYQSPGGQSTPSRSGRSRPSQPPPAPPSNTSSNSTPTVASANNTPTRGRSMSTGRDTLPPPPPPPGETMSPPSMNGSIPSHLLNRNGSRPNSPLPSHHSTPTPPNHSAQIGTDETDPVSQDLPPPPPTPDPTPPRPISPPCNIPPPPPPPPPPPAINGSSPPVPLTNGDIAKMIAMCPPKLKPLKSIDGQLRKSVNPNIPLVDPRNDLLKAIRDGIKLRKVEKIEQKEVERVNALNDVASILARRVAVEFSDSDSASESECDSEGWGEQETNLA, encoded by the exons atgcCTCTTCCAAAAAGATTAGTGGAACCCGTTCACGTCGCACGTGGTACGATACCGGAAGATTTCCCATTACCGTCGGAATTAGAAGCCGTTACTAATGGTACTTTGGCTAATACCATTAGACAACTGTCCAGCCTCTCACGGCATGCCGAAGATCTCTTTGCAGAGCTGACCAGGGAAGCTCATGCGTTAAGCGACAGGGCGAATTCTTTACAAGCTAGGATAGATCGACTGGCCGTCAAGGTCACTCAACTTGATAGCAATGTCGAGGAAG TTTCATTACAAGATATACACATGAGGAAAGCATTCAAGAGTTCGGTCGTTTTTGATCAACAAGTAGTTTCAAGAGATACGATGCCAACGGCAATGTTAGAAACTTATCGTCAATGCGACACACCACCACCTTTAGATAAACTCAACatttatag GGAGGATGGAAAAGATGGACTGAAGTTTTACACGGATccgaattatttctttgatctATGGAGTCAGGAGATGTTGAAAGATACGGAAAAGAAATTGCATGATCGAGGGAAAAAG ACTGAAACAGAATATGCCGAACCATACAGAAAG cCTCATAGGCCACGGAATGAAGGTAGCGGTGGTGGAGGTAGACACAAGAAGCGTGTAAGACAGCCTCATAATACAAGGGAAAGGCAGAGACAATTAGCGGTCGGCCATGGAGAATATATAATGCCAACACAAGGGGTTCAATATAGAGCACCTCATAACATGACCGATGAGACGATGATGGGGATGGTCGTAACCGAATCAAGACCACCAAGACCGAACAGTATTGAACTTAGACGAAGTTATCCACCAGAGGAGCAACACTTGTATAGCCCTTCTTCCTCTGATCATTACAG GGCAACGAATTCTGTTTCCCATGGTTACGAAGAAAACGTGTACGGTTCTCATTATGCTTCTGGTCAAGGCCAACAAGGTAGCGAAACTTATCAGAGTCCAGGCGGACAAAGTACACCCAGCAGAAGTGGTAGATCGCGACCTTCTCAACCACCTCCGGCACCACCAAGCAATACTTCAAGTAATTCGACTCCCACGGTAGCCTCTGCCAACAATACTCCTACCAGAGGAAGATCTATGAGTACTGGTAGAGATACGcttccaccacctcctcctccaccaggAGAAACCATGTCTCCGCCTTCCATGAACg GTTCGATACCGTCTCACTTGTTAAACAGGAATGGAAGTCGTCCAAACAGTCCTTTACCGAGTCATCATTCGACTCCTACTCCACCAAATCACTCGGCACAAATTGGTACAGACGAAACAGATCCCGTCTCTCAAGATTTACCGCCACCACCTCCAACACCCGATCCTACACCACCAAGGCCTATTTCTCCACCGTGTAatattcctcctcctcctccaccaccaccaccaccgccagcTATTAATGGTTCATCTCCACCGGTACCATTGACGAACGGAGATATTGCCAAAATGATAGCCATGTGTCCGCCGAAATTAAAACCATTGAAAAGTATCGATGGACAGCTACGAAAGTCTGTCAATCCGAACATCCCATTGGTAGATCCAAGGAATGATTTACTTAAAGCGATAAGAGAcg GGATAAAAttgagaaaagtagaaaaaatcgAGCAGAAGGAAGTAGAACGTGTTAACGCATTGAACGACGTTGCATCCATATTGGCTCGCCGTGTTGCTGTCGAATTTAGCGATAGTGATTCAGCTTCTGAAAGCGAATGCGACAGCGAAGGATGGGGCGAACAAGAAACGAATCTCGCGTGA
- the LOC127065663 gene encoding actin-binding protein WASF3 isoform X2, which yields MPLPKRLVEPVHVARGTIPEDFPLPSELEAVTNGTLANTIRQLSSLSRHAEDLFAELTREAHALSDRANSLQARIDRLAVKVTQLDSNVEEVSLQDIHMRKAFKSSVVFDQQVVSRDTMPTAMLETYRQCDTPPPLDKLNIYREDGKDGLKFYTDPNYFFDLWSQEMLKDTEKKLHDRGKKPHRPRNEGSGGGGRHKKRVRQPHNTRERQRQLAVGHGEYIMPTQGVQYRAPHNMTDETMMGMVVTESRPPRPNSIELRRSYPPEEQHLYSPSSSDHYRATNSVSHGYEENVYGSHYASGQGQQGSETYQSPGGQSTPSRSGRSRPSQPPPAPPSNTSSNSTPTVASANNTPTRGRSMSTGRDTLPPPPPPPGETMSPPSMNGSIPSHLLNRNGSRPNSPLPSHHSTPTPPNHSAQIGTDETDPVSQDLPPPPPTPDPTPPRPISPPCNIPPPPPPPPPPPAINGSSPPVPLTNGDIAKMIAMCPPKLKPLKSIDGQLRKSVNPNIPLVDPRNDLLKAIRDGIKLRKVEKIEQKEVERVNALNDVASILARRVAVEFSDSDSASESECDSEGWGEQETNLA from the exons atgcCTCTTCCAAAAAGATTAGTGGAACCCGTTCACGTCGCACGTGGTACGATACCGGAAGATTTCCCATTACCGTCGGAATTAGAAGCCGTTACTAATGGTACTTTGGCTAATACCATTAGACAACTGTCCAGCCTCTCACGGCATGCCGAAGATCTCTTTGCAGAGCTGACCAGGGAAGCTCATGCGTTAAGCGACAGGGCGAATTCTTTACAAGCTAGGATAGATCGACTGGCCGTCAAGGTCACTCAACTTGATAGCAATGTCGAGGAAG TTTCATTACAAGATATACACATGAGGAAAGCATTCAAGAGTTCGGTCGTTTTTGATCAACAAGTAGTTTCAAGAGATACGATGCCAACGGCAATGTTAGAAACTTATCGTCAATGCGACACACCACCACCTTTAGATAAACTCAACatttatag GGAGGATGGAAAAGATGGACTGAAGTTTTACACGGATccgaattatttctttgatctATGGAGTCAGGAGATGTTGAAAGATACGGAAAAGAAATTGCATGATCGAGGGAAAAAG cCTCATAGGCCACGGAATGAAGGTAGCGGTGGTGGAGGTAGACACAAGAAGCGTGTAAGACAGCCTCATAATACAAGGGAAAGGCAGAGACAATTAGCGGTCGGCCATGGAGAATATATAATGCCAACACAAGGGGTTCAATATAGAGCACCTCATAACATGACCGATGAGACGATGATGGGGATGGTCGTAACCGAATCAAGACCACCAAGACCGAACAGTATTGAACTTAGACGAAGTTATCCACCAGAGGAGCAACACTTGTATAGCCCTTCTTCCTCTGATCATTACAG GGCAACGAATTCTGTTTCCCATGGTTACGAAGAAAACGTGTACGGTTCTCATTATGCTTCTGGTCAAGGCCAACAAGGTAGCGAAACTTATCAGAGTCCAGGCGGACAAAGTACACCCAGCAGAAGTGGTAGATCGCGACCTTCTCAACCACCTCCGGCACCACCAAGCAATACTTCAAGTAATTCGACTCCCACGGTAGCCTCTGCCAACAATACTCCTACCAGAGGAAGATCTATGAGTACTGGTAGAGATACGcttccaccacctcctcctccaccaggAGAAACCATGTCTCCGCCTTCCATGAACg GTTCGATACCGTCTCACTTGTTAAACAGGAATGGAAGTCGTCCAAACAGTCCTTTACCGAGTCATCATTCGACTCCTACTCCACCAAATCACTCGGCACAAATTGGTACAGACGAAACAGATCCCGTCTCTCAAGATTTACCGCCACCACCTCCAACACCCGATCCTACACCACCAAGGCCTATTTCTCCACCGTGTAatattcctcctcctcctccaccaccaccaccaccgccagcTATTAATGGTTCATCTCCACCGGTACCATTGACGAACGGAGATATTGCCAAAATGATAGCCATGTGTCCGCCGAAATTAAAACCATTGAAAAGTATCGATGGACAGCTACGAAAGTCTGTCAATCCGAACATCCCATTGGTAGATCCAAGGAATGATTTACTTAAAGCGATAAGAGAcg GGATAAAAttgagaaaagtagaaaaaatcgAGCAGAAGGAAGTAGAACGTGTTAACGCATTGAACGACGTTGCATCCATATTGGCTCGCCGTGTTGCTGTCGAATTTAGCGATAGTGATTCAGCTTCTGAAAGCGAATGCGACAGCGAAGGATGGGGCGAACAAGAAACGAATCTCGCGTGA